The genomic DNA gctaacattttgcgcatgtgcagaacggatcgtgcaggcagaacggatcgtgtaccgacaggtaccatagactgtatatattaatggacagagcatgtgtgacgtcacccattggtttgtggagattgtcggtacacgatccgttctgcacatgcgcaagataatactgttttaccgaggatacgacctgcacgatctgttccacgctagcctatggctagcctccaccgggaagctaacgttagtttaactaacagctaattcggctaaccgctagctgacagctagattcagtctaataaaataacgttaactcaaacgtaatgggaaaagcaggctacagctaaattaagacttcacagtaataacaataaagacaagtattgagtgattgtattttaaatgagcacaagtaaagtagaactgacgtaacagctgttatatatgttaggtgtttgttatatatgtcaacgtttattttcaagttttattttgagggtcttttaaagttattacatgctgtctcagctagcagttagccgaattagctgttagctaaactaacgttagcttgcctgtggaggctaacggcagaccgctacaatcagctagcggttagccgaattagctgttagctaaactaacgttagcttgactgtcgaccggaagcgtggaacagatcgtgcagtgtcgtaaatcgtcgtacaaccgcgcatgcacgaacattttgcgcatgtgcagaacggatggTGTACTGACAGGgtcgttgttgtcattactcgctgaacggaaggaaatacgatggctagtagTAATAAGAAGAAGATACTGGTGTTGTCAGCTCTCGGGCTTCTTCTTTTGGCAGAAGAAAGACGTCGCAGGCAAAAAATAAGGAGAAACCGCACTAAGTGGGTGAATTCCTGGATCTCACAGCGACAGACTCAGGGAGCTTTCCCGAATTTGTGTCGGGAACTGGATATGGACGAGCCAGGTGATTTCAAAAATTTCCCTCGGCTCTTTCCTGCCCAGTTCAACATGTTGGAGGAACTTGTCAGACCGATTATCCAGCGGTGCAACACCAATTACCGTGATTGTATATCTGTCGGTGCGCGTCTGACGGTCACACTGCGCTTCCTCGCAACAGGTAAGCTCTTTAATGGTTTTATTCTTTAAGTTTTTCGGTTCCTTTCTCGGAACCTGTAGCCTACAGGAGCTCTTCCGTATAATTAACAAAGTCAGgttttcatttatatttgcAGGGGAAAGCTTCAAGAGTCTTTCAATTCTGTTCCGAATGGGTGTCTCCACAATTCGGCAAATCGTTCCTGAAACCTGTGACGCCATCTACCAGGTCTTAAGAGAGAAATATCTGAAGGTATGCGTGATATATCTTGTGTCAACATCACTCATTGAGCTGTACAATACGATCTGCATGCTGTTGGTATCCTATTTTTGTTGCAAACATGCATGTTGTCGGTTTGTCTGACGCTACTGTTTTTCTAACCAGATAAACAGATCAGCATTTGGTATTCACTTTTGTTATGTTTCTTGTTTTCAGTGCCCAGACACAGCGCATGAGTGGCAGCAGGTATCCAGTGGATTCATGTCTCAGTGGGACTTCCCAAATTGCCTGGGTGCTCTGGATGGGAAACACGTAAACATTCGCCCCCCACCAGGGACTGGATCAATATACTACATGGCACTGGTCGACAGCTCGTACAGGTTTCTGTATGTGGATGTCGGCTGTAATGGAAGAATTTCTGATGGTGGAGGGTCTCGTGGATGCACGTTAGCAGATGCCCTGGTAAACAGAACCACCAACATCCCTGCCCCTGCACCACTTCCAGGctctgaccagctgtctccataCTGCATTGTGGCAGATAAGGCGTTTCCGTTGACAGACTACCTGCTGAAGCCATATGTAAACCGCAGACTCACTGTAGAGCAGCGCATCTTCAACTACAG from Sander lucioperca isolate FBNREF2018 chromosome 15, SLUC_FBN_1.2, whole genome shotgun sequence includes the following:
- the LOC116061793 gene encoding protein ALP1-like — translated: MASSNKKKILVLSALGLLLLAEERRRRQKIRRNRTKWVNSWISQRQTQGAFPNLCRELDMDEPGDFKNFPRLFPAQFNMLEELVRPIIQRCNTNYRDCISVGARLTVTLRFLATGESFKSLSILFRMGVSTIRQIVPETCDAIYQVLREKYLKCPDTAHEWQQVSSGFMSQWDFPNCLGALDGKHVNIRPPPGTGSIYYMALVDSSYRFLYVDVGCNGRISDGGGSRGCTLADALVNRTTNIPAPAPLPGSDQLSPYCIVADKAFPLTDYLLKPYVNRRLTVEQRIFNYRLSRARRVVENAFGIMANRFRVLLTTINIQDTVKVEYIVLACCALHNFLRSESSDVYMADIVDQEGPDGDIIEGRWRQDPVLQQAPLPKNSNATARAKEIRDQRCHYFMTDNGAVPFQWGKI